From Spirosoma aerolatum, one genomic window encodes:
- a CDS encoding L-rhamnose mutarotase: MNRTITILYLTLFPSLLFAQAEFWVSPDGSDTNAGTKEKPLASVQLAIRKVRELRRLNDTGLSRGSHIYVRNGLYALNEPIFIRPEDAGTATSPTIIEAAPNEKPVLSGGVPIKNWQKLKGTVAGLPKEAKGNVWVADAPKVGGRLLEFRQVWVNGWKATRAKDTPYPLMNRILSWNKQEQTCWIPAPKFGDLSRAEGLEMLIHQWWAIANLRIRRIEVQGDSAKLWFHQPESRIQSEHPWPAPWISKETGNSAFYLTNAIQFLNQPGEWFLDTKAEKIYYLPRPNENLSTAEVIAPALETLVRIAGTIDHPVSNVLFKGISFQHTAWLRPSQQGHVPHQAGLYMLDAYKLKTPGTPDKKSLENQAWVGRPAAAVDVNFAHHTGFENCRFEHLAATGLDYHKGVQDNLIRGNLFNDIGGTGIMAGVFADEATEIHRPYTPTDEREVCTNLIISNNLITNVTNEDWGAVGIGAGYVRDIRIDHNDISEVGYSGISLGWGWTRTINAMRNNRVCANRIHRYAKHMYDAAAIYTLSAQPGSIIAENDIDSVYKAPYAHLPAHWFYLYTDEGSSYFTIKDNWTPSGKYLQNANGPNNVWEHNGPQVADSIKTKAGLEAPYRTLLREKAPADPQWRINKENPVIIEITVPGGQTIDREQLTNVMARNKVRPEALYQWRNHYVIFDKVPDVYVLSERLKTAFPTATVKTYYDLFYEFNRSRCSTGAVAGEWTHTILTANLVADPKLQNEYLDYHATQFEKWPEVSKGFCNAQFQQLLLYRNGRQLMLVISIPKGESLDKLNPKTTENNPRVDDWNARMKNYQEGISGTSPGEVWTELKK, from the coding sequence ATGAACCGAACCATAACCATTTTATACCTCACACTTTTCCCCTCGCTTCTCTTTGCGCAGGCTGAATTCTGGGTATCACCGGACGGGTCAGATACCAATGCAGGGACGAAAGAGAAACCGTTGGCGAGTGTGCAGCTAGCGATTCGAAAGGTTCGGGAATTGCGCCGACTGAACGATACAGGTCTTTCACGGGGATCGCACATTTATGTACGGAACGGTCTGTATGCCCTCAACGAGCCAATTTTTATCCGACCAGAAGATGCCGGTACAGCCACCAGTCCGACAATTATTGAAGCCGCCCCAAACGAAAAGCCTGTTCTGAGTGGGGGTGTACCCATCAAAAACTGGCAAAAACTGAAAGGAACTGTGGCGGGTCTACCGAAGGAAGCCAAGGGCAACGTCTGGGTGGCTGATGCACCGAAAGTAGGCGGACGGCTGCTCGAATTTCGTCAGGTATGGGTCAACGGATGGAAAGCCACCCGCGCCAAAGACACGCCCTATCCGCTCATGAACAGGATTCTGTCGTGGAATAAACAGGAACAAACCTGCTGGATTCCGGCCCCCAAATTCGGCGATCTGTCGAGAGCGGAGGGACTGGAAATGCTGATTCATCAGTGGTGGGCCATTGCCAATCTGCGCATCAGACGCATTGAAGTGCAGGGCGACAGTGCCAAACTCTGGTTTCATCAGCCCGAAAGCCGGATCCAATCGGAACACCCGTGGCCTGCGCCCTGGATTTCGAAAGAAACAGGCAACTCGGCCTTTTACCTGACCAATGCGATTCAATTCCTGAATCAGCCCGGCGAATGGTTTCTGGATACGAAAGCCGAAAAAATCTACTACCTCCCCCGCCCAAACGAAAACCTGTCCACCGCAGAGGTGATTGCTCCTGCCCTCGAAACACTGGTACGCATCGCCGGAACGATAGACCATCCGGTATCGAACGTTCTGTTCAAAGGAATTTCGTTTCAGCATACGGCCTGGCTCCGGCCTTCGCAGCAGGGGCACGTTCCGCATCAGGCAGGTTTGTATATGCTCGATGCCTACAAACTAAAAACCCCCGGTACACCCGACAAAAAATCGCTTGAAAATCAGGCTTGGGTAGGTCGTCCGGCTGCAGCTGTGGACGTAAACTTTGCCCATCACACAGGTTTCGAAAACTGTCGGTTTGAGCATTTGGCAGCTACAGGCCTGGATTACCACAAAGGTGTTCAGGACAATCTGATTCGCGGCAACCTGTTCAATGATATTGGCGGAACAGGCATTATGGCGGGCGTTTTCGCCGACGAAGCGACGGAGATTCACCGACCCTACACCCCTACCGACGAGCGCGAAGTATGCACAAACCTAATCATCAGCAACAACCTGATTACCAACGTAACGAACGAAGACTGGGGAGCAGTGGGAATCGGAGCAGGCTACGTTCGGGACATTCGTATCGACCATAACGACATCAGCGAAGTGGGTTACAGCGGTATCAGTCTGGGCTGGGGCTGGACACGAACCATCAACGCCATGCGTAACAACCGGGTGTGCGCCAACCGGATTCATCGCTACGCCAAACACATGTATGATGCGGCTGCCATCTACACCCTATCCGCGCAACCCGGCTCAATCATTGCCGAAAACGACATCGACAGCGTATACAAAGCTCCTTATGCACACCTGCCCGCTCACTGGTTTTACCTCTACACCGACGAAGGTTCGTCGTATTTCACGATAAAAGACAACTGGACGCCTTCCGGGAAATACCTGCAAAATGCCAACGGTCCGAACAATGTCTGGGAACACAATGGCCCACAGGTAGCCGACAGCATCAAAACGAAAGCGGGTCTTGAAGCGCCGTATCGCACTCTACTCCGCGAAAAAGCCCCTGCCGACCCACAATGGCGCATCAACAAAGAGAATCCGGTCATTATCGAAATAACCGTACCCGGAGGACAAACTATTGATCGTGAGCAGCTAACGAACGTGATGGCGCGTAATAAGGTCAGGCCGGAAGCGCTGTATCAGTGGCGAAATCACTACGTTATTTTCGATAAGGTGCCGGACGTTTACGTACTGAGCGAACGACTGAAAACAGCCTTCCCAACCGCAACGGTCAAAACCTATTACGATTTGTTCTACGAATTCAACCGGAGTCGATGTTCAACAGGGGCCGTAGCAGGCGAGTGGACTCATACCATTCTGACGGCCAATCTGGTTGCTGACCCCAAGCTCCAAAATGAATACCTGGATTACCACGCTACACAGTTTGAGAAATGGCCGGAGGTGTCGAAGGGGTTCTGCAATGCACAGTTTCAGCAACTGCTGTTATACCGAAACGGTCGGCAACTGATGCTGGTCATCAGCATTCCGAAGGGAGAAAGTCTGGATAAGCTCAACCCCAAAACCACCGAAAACAATCCGCGTGTCGATGACTGGAACGCCCGCATGAAGAACTACCAGGAAGGTATTTCCGGTACGAGTCCAGGAGAAGTTTGGACAGAATTAAAAAAATAG
- a CDS encoding glycoside hydrolase family 2 protein: protein MKISVFFVIALLTLARLATAQQTERRYLSGTGNDHTVNWHFYCTAGQNSGRWTTIPVPSNWELQGFGKYNYGFNKDSAKGKEQGLYKYEFQAPAAWKGKHVNLVFEGVMTDADIKINGKSAGAIHQGSYYAFDYEVSSLLNYGTSNLLEATVSKHSANPSVNDAERKGDFWIFGGIFRPVYLEILPTEHIAHVAIDAKANGTFTAQLQIQGNNKPADLTAQIYTMAGQKVGTPFTTKIGAGVQQITLTKTIANPLLWTSETPNRYKVECRLQQGGKTVHVVTQTFGFRTVEVRQRDGIYVNGTKIKLKGVNRHSFWPTSGRTLSKSISVLDVNLMKDMNMNAVRMSHYPPDDHFLDVCDSLGLFVFDELAGWHGHYDTPTGTKLLHELIRHDVNHPSVILWINGNEGGHNRELDPLFAQKDIQKRHLLHAWEDFNGFDTQHYREYNYGIGNYNLGHSITLPTEFLHGLYDGGHGAGLDDYWEAMWHEPLAAGGFLWDFADQGIVRTDRNRGKGLLDTDGNRGADGIVGPYREKEGSFFTVKEVWSPIRLERREITPTFDGTFPVENRYHFTNLNQCSFTGKLVKVGGSYSAGKPFSVAAPNLKPLEKGVLKATLPTDWTTYDLLYITATDPFHRELFTWSFPITLPDKFAATMVNTEGSGSVTLSETDSLYTVTANGIRLSISRKNGILRQVSNANGNILLTNGPILQEAVTNFSHFTQRSDGKNIIIESTFDRKTAFNTLQWTIYPSGWVKMRVRYFPNAYFTFMNGVNFSFPEDKMKAVKWMGKGPYRVWKNRLKGGTLGVWSKAYNNTETGEQPLVYPEFKGYHANMYWCRFEADNPFIVATENEDVFFRLFTPAWKTDQWHNYEPLFPSGDLSFMQGIPSIGTKTQRNETTGPMGQKYAFYDYEKEPARAKELVLYFDFSVQ, encoded by the coding sequence GTGAAAATAAGCGTATTCTTTGTTATAGCACTTCTCACACTCGCTCGGCTTGCTACGGCGCAGCAGACCGAACGGCGCTACCTATCGGGAACGGGGAATGATCATACTGTAAACTGGCATTTCTACTGCACTGCCGGACAGAATTCGGGCCGATGGACAACTATTCCGGTACCATCGAACTGGGAGTTGCAGGGGTTCGGGAAATACAACTACGGGTTCAACAAAGACAGTGCGAAAGGCAAGGAACAGGGGCTTTACAAATACGAATTTCAGGCACCGGCAGCCTGGAAAGGGAAACACGTGAATCTGGTGTTTGAGGGCGTAATGACCGACGCCGACATAAAAATTAACGGCAAATCGGCCGGAGCCATTCACCAGGGTTCGTACTACGCCTTCGACTACGAGGTATCCTCGCTACTGAACTACGGCACCAGCAATTTACTCGAAGCTACCGTCTCGAAACATTCGGCCAACCCGTCGGTAAACGACGCCGAACGTAAAGGGGACTTCTGGATTTTCGGGGGTATTTTCCGGCCTGTTTATCTGGAAATTCTCCCAACCGAACACATCGCTCACGTAGCCATCGACGCCAAAGCCAATGGAACATTTACGGCTCAGTTACAGATTCAGGGCAACAACAAACCCGCCGACCTAACTGCCCAAATCTACACGATGGCCGGTCAAAAAGTGGGCACGCCCTTCACGACCAAGATTGGCGCAGGTGTTCAACAGATCACGCTGACCAAAACCATCGCCAATCCGCTTTTGTGGACCTCCGAAACGCCGAACCGCTATAAAGTTGAATGTCGCTTGCAACAGGGCGGAAAGACCGTCCACGTCGTTACGCAAACCTTTGGCTTCCGCACAGTAGAAGTTCGGCAGCGGGATGGCATCTACGTCAATGGCACCAAAATCAAACTGAAGGGCGTAAACCGACACTCGTTCTGGCCAACATCGGGACGAACGCTGAGTAAATCGATCAGTGTTCTGGATGTCAACCTGATGAAAGACATGAACATGAACGCCGTCCGAATGTCGCACTACCCACCCGACGATCATTTTCTGGATGTCTGCGATTCGCTGGGGTTGTTTGTATTCGATGAACTGGCGGGCTGGCACGGGCATTACGACACGCCCACCGGCACCAAACTCCTGCACGAACTCATTCGTCACGATGTTAATCACCCATCGGTCATACTCTGGATCAACGGCAACGAAGGTGGACACAATCGAGAGCTAGATCCGCTTTTCGCCCAGAAAGACATTCAGAAACGCCACTTGCTACACGCCTGGGAAGATTTCAACGGCTTCGATACGCAGCATTACCGCGAATACAACTACGGCATTGGCAATTATAACCTCGGCCATTCGATTACCTTACCCACCGAGTTTCTGCACGGTTTGTACGATGGCGGGCACGGCGCTGGTCTGGACGATTATTGGGAAGCGATGTGGCACGAACCGCTCGCAGCCGGTGGTTTCCTGTGGGATTTTGCCGATCAGGGCATTGTCCGTACCGACCGGAATAGAGGAAAAGGCCTGCTCGATACCGACGGCAATCGTGGGGCCGATGGCATTGTGGGGCCATACCGCGAAAAGGAAGGGAGCTTTTTTACGGTCAAAGAAGTCTGGTCGCCCATCCGGCTGGAACGTCGGGAAATTACCCCCACCTTCGATGGTACGTTCCCGGTCGAAAACCGCTACCATTTTACTAATCTCAATCAGTGCTCGTTTACCGGGAAATTAGTCAAAGTCGGAGGTTCATACAGCGCGGGCAAACCGTTTTCGGTGGCTGCCCCCAACCTGAAACCGCTGGAAAAAGGCGTATTGAAAGCAACTCTCCCCACCGACTGGACGACCTACGATCTGTTGTACATTACAGCAACGGACCCGTTCCATCGCGAACTGTTTACCTGGAGCTTCCCGATTACGTTACCCGATAAGTTTGCGGCCACAATGGTCAACACCGAAGGTTCGGGTAGTGTAACGCTCAGCGAAACCGATTCACTCTATACCGTAACAGCGAATGGTATTCGCCTGTCAATCAGCCGGAAGAACGGCATACTACGTCAGGTTTCGAATGCCAACGGAAACATTCTACTAACCAACGGGCCTATTTTGCAGGAAGCCGTTACGAACTTCAGCCACTTCACCCAGCGAAGCGACGGCAAAAATATCATCATCGAATCGACCTTCGACCGAAAAACGGCTTTCAATACCCTGCAATGGACCATCTATCCATCGGGTTGGGTAAAGATGCGGGTGCGCTATTTCCCGAATGCCTATTTCACCTTTATGAATGGGGTCAATTTCTCGTTCCCGGAAGACAAAATGAAGGCGGTTAAGTGGATGGGGAAAGGTCCCTACCGCGTCTGGAAAAACCGACTGAAGGGTGGTACGCTGGGCGTCTGGAGCAAAGCCTACAACAACACCGAAACGGGTGAACAACCCTTGGTTTATCCCGAATTCAAAGGCTATCACGCCAATATGTACTGGTGCCGGTTCGAAGCCGATAATCCGTTTATTGTCGCAACCGAGAACGAAGATGTGTTTTTCCGGCTTTTCACCCCGGCCTGGAAAACCGACCAGTGGCACAATTACGAACCTCTTTTTCCATCGGGCGATCTTTCGTTTATGCAGGGCATTCCAAGTATTGGCACCAAAACCCAGCGTAACGAAACCACCGGCCCGATGGGGCAGAAATACGCATTTTACGACTATGAAAAAGAACCCGCCCGCGCCAAAGAATTAGTCTTATACTTTGACTTTTCAGTGCAGTGA
- a CDS encoding glycoside hydrolase family 43 protein yields MKRLVFLLGLVASLSSCTKEVYLFSSFHEPASEGLRFLYSYDGYKWTDLNRTFLKPEIGTQKVMRDPSIAQGKDGTFHLVWTSSWRDDKGFGYAYSKDLIHWSPERFIPVMEYEPTTVNVWAPELFYDDVADQFVISWASTIPGRFERGQEEENNNHRMYYTTTKDFQTFAPTHLFMDPKFSVIDAVIVKRKPSDYVLVLKDNTRPERNLKVAFGSQATGPYTNVSAPFTKKFTEGPSVAKVGNDWLIYFDSYQDKTYDAVRTRDFKTFTDIKSEISVPEGHKHGTIFKAKRKILKRLVK; encoded by the coding sequence ATGAAGCGTTTAGTTTTCCTGCTTGGCCTCGTCGCCAGTTTAAGCTCCTGCACGAAAGAGGTGTATCTGTTCAGTTCGTTTCATGAACCGGCCAGCGAGGGGTTACGCTTTCTATACAGCTACGACGGCTATAAATGGACGGACCTGAACCGCACATTTCTCAAACCCGAAATTGGCACTCAGAAAGTCATGCGCGACCCGTCGATTGCGCAGGGGAAAGATGGCACCTTCCATCTGGTCTGGACGAGTAGCTGGCGCGATGATAAAGGGTTTGGCTATGCCTATTCGAAAGACCTGATTCACTGGTCGCCGGAGCGGTTTATTCCGGTGATGGAATACGAACCGACCACCGTGAACGTCTGGGCACCCGAACTGTTTTACGACGATGTAGCCGACCAGTTCGTAATTAGCTGGGCTTCTACTATTCCCGGCCGATTCGAACGCGGTCAGGAAGAGGAGAACAATAACCACCGGATGTATTACACCACCACGAAGGACTTTCAGACGTTTGCCCCAACCCATCTCTTTATGGACCCAAAATTCAGTGTCATCGATGCAGTGATTGTCAAGCGCAAACCCTCAGACTATGTACTAGTCCTGAAAGACAACACCCGCCCGGAGCGCAACCTCAAAGTGGCGTTTGGCTCGCAGGCAACCGGGCCATACACCAATGTATCAGCTCCCTTCACCAAAAAATTCACCGAAGGCCCGTCCGTTGCCAAAGTTGGCAACGATTGGCTGATCTACTTCGATTCGTATCAGGACAAAACCTACGACGCCGTCCGAACGCGCGATTTCAAAACCTTTACGGATATAAAGTCAGAAATTTCCGTTCCTGAAGGCCATAAACACGGTACGATTTTTAAAGCGAAACGAAAGATTTTGAAACGATTAGTAAAGTGA
- a CDS encoding glycoside hydrolase family 140 protein, which translates to MLNPLVKTLFPVYLMLVLFLACGCPGEAQKIDSPKLSISQNGRFLAIGTNKPFFWLGDTGWLLFTRLTRDETEQYLENRKQKGFNVVQVMVLHTLAAANVYGDSALINKNIATPKLTDGASFSDATQYDFWDHVDFVVNKAAEKGIYIAMVPLWGNNVKSKLVDQQRAKTYAEFLANRYKNRPNIIWLDGGDIKGSDSLDVWKTIGQTLNRIDTTHLITFHPRGRSSSSEWFHNEPWLDFNMIQSGHKSYAQDTSAKDKQHYGEDNWRYMQADLALKPTKPVIDGEPSYEQIPHGLHDLQGPRWTADDVRRYGYWSVLAGAFGYTYGHNSVLQFYKKGDSKSSFGAIDDWKKALDAPGASQMIHLKSLLLRYSFFDRIPDQSLIANQGNRYDYLVASRGPDYALVYTYTGRNIRLNMGKLPGNTVAASWYSPRDGKTTAIGDITNTGIYEFNPPAEPKNGNDWVLVIQKK; encoded by the coding sequence ATGCTAAACCCACTGGTTAAAACCCTGTTTCCTGTATACCTTATGTTGGTCCTCTTTCTGGCCTGTGGTTGCCCAGGGGAAGCCCAAAAAATCGATTCGCCTAAACTTTCTATCTCCCAAAATGGCCGATTTCTGGCCATTGGTACTAACAAACCCTTTTTCTGGTTGGGCGATACGGGCTGGCTGTTGTTTACCCGACTGACGCGCGACGAAACCGAACAATATCTCGAAAACCGAAAGCAGAAAGGCTTCAATGTGGTGCAGGTCATGGTTTTGCATACGCTGGCAGCCGCTAATGTATATGGTGATTCGGCCCTCATCAATAAAAACATCGCAACCCCGAAACTCACTGATGGGGCCTCTTTCAGTGACGCGACCCAATACGATTTCTGGGACCATGTTGATTTTGTAGTCAACAAAGCTGCTGAAAAGGGCATCTATATAGCGATGGTGCCGCTTTGGGGCAACAATGTTAAGAGCAAACTGGTCGATCAGCAACGGGCGAAAACCTACGCCGAGTTCCTCGCAAACCGCTACAAAAACCGTCCGAACATCATCTGGCTGGATGGGGGTGACATCAAAGGCAGCGACTCACTGGATGTCTGGAAAACCATCGGCCAAACCCTCAATCGGATCGACACAACTCACCTGATCACCTTTCATCCACGCGGTCGTTCGTCGTCGTCGGAGTGGTTTCATAATGAACCCTGGCTGGATTTCAACATGATACAGTCGGGTCATAAGTCGTATGCCCAGGATACATCCGCGAAAGATAAACAGCATTATGGCGAAGACAACTGGCGGTATATGCAGGCCGATCTGGCGCTAAAACCAACCAAGCCCGTGATAGATGGCGAACCGTCGTATGAGCAGATTCCGCATGGTTTACACGACCTACAAGGCCCCCGATGGACAGCCGATGATGTGCGTCGCTATGGCTACTGGTCGGTACTGGCGGGCGCGTTTGGCTATACCTATGGGCACAATTCGGTCCTTCAATTCTATAAAAAAGGCGACAGCAAGAGTTCGTTCGGCGCTATCGACGACTGGAAAAAAGCCCTTGATGCACCCGGAGCCTCTCAGATGATTCACCTGAAAAGCCTGCTGCTCAGGTACTCCTTTTTCGACCGCATTCCCGATCAGTCGCTCATCGCCAATCAGGGCAATCGATACGACTATCTGGTCGCCAGTCGCGGCCCTGATTACGCATTGGTTTATACGTACACGGGTCGGAACATCAGGCTGAATATGGGCAAACTGCCCGGCAATACGGTAGCGGCTTCGTGGTACAGCCCCCGCGATGGCAAAACAACCGCCATTGGCGACATAACCAACACAGGTATTTATGAATTTAACCCACCAGCCGAGCCTAAAAATGGCAACGATTGGGTATTAGTCATTCAGAAGAAATGA
- a CDS encoding DeoR/GlpR family DNA-binding transcription regulator: MLPNQRRDKILELLKEDGSAKVVDLARIFKVTEVTIRQDLEKLEKDGLVIKEHGGAYLKNVEDQVRTFSLGNQENIDKKEAIANKCLEFIESGDSIILDSGSTTTEIAKKLLGYKNLTVITNALNIALILGAEPGIEVIMTGGEFKPPTLSLTGQKAADFFKGINVQKLFLATAGISLKSGLTYPSISDLVVKKAMIDAADTTYLVADSTKIGKSAFASLGALSLIDYIITDAGIEEKHKQVFHDNEIELIIAT; the protein is encoded by the coding sequence ATGCTGCCGAACCAACGCCGGGATAAAATACTCGAACTGTTAAAGGAAGACGGATCTGCCAAGGTGGTCGACCTGGCCCGGATCTTCAAAGTGACCGAAGTGACGATTCGTCAGGACCTGGAGAAACTGGAAAAAGACGGTCTGGTCATTAAAGAACATGGGGGCGCTTATCTGAAAAACGTCGAAGATCAGGTGCGTACGTTTTCGCTCGGCAATCAGGAGAATATTGATAAGAAAGAAGCCATTGCCAACAAATGCCTGGAGTTTATCGAAAGTGGCGACAGCATCATTCTGGACTCCGGTTCGACAACGACCGAGATCGCTAAAAAGCTGCTGGGCTACAAAAACCTGACAGTCATCACCAACGCCCTGAATATCGCGCTAATTCTGGGAGCCGAACCCGGTATTGAGGTGATTATGACCGGGGGTGAATTCAAACCGCCTACCTTGTCGCTGACCGGGCAGAAAGCCGCCGATTTTTTCAAGGGAATCAACGTGCAGAAGTTGTTTCTGGCTACGGCGGGTATCTCGCTCAAATCGGGACTGACCTATCCGAGTATCAGTGATCTGGTCGTCAAAAAAGCGATGATCGACGCGGCCGACACGACCTATCTGGTCGCTGATTCGACCAAGATCGGTAAAAGCGCTTTCGCCAGTCTGGGCGCGTTGTCGCTGATTGATTACATCATTACGGATGCGGGTATCGAAGAGAAACACAAGCAGGTGTTTCACGACAACGAAATCGAGCTGATAATTGCTACCTAG